The following proteins are co-located in the Tardibacter chloracetimidivorans genome:
- the dnaQ gene encoding DNA polymerase III subunit epsilon: MLIDATRTPAREIVFDTETTGIDPGSGHRLVEIGLVEMVGRVETGRVWHAYFNPERSMPPEAQAIHGLSAQFLSDKPLFSELVDQILEFIGDSILVAHNAQFDMGFLDHELGRCGRAVLGNARAVDTLALARSRHPGSKHSLDALCTRYGIDRTHRIKHGALLDAQLLAQVYIELTGGRQIGLDLTQASCAQPEVAAQARSGPIIVQRPVRPARLHAADPLELERHAAFVARLTDPLWQEA; this comes from the coding sequence ATGTTGATCGACGCGACACGCACACCAGCACGCGAAATCGTCTTTGATACCGAAACAACCGGCATTGACCCGGGATCAGGTCACCGCCTGGTAGAGATCGGGCTGGTGGAGATGGTGGGCCGGGTCGAAACGGGGCGCGTCTGGCACGCCTATTTCAATCCGGAAAGGTCGATGCCGCCCGAAGCCCAGGCCATCCACGGGCTTTCGGCGCAGTTCCTGTCGGACAAACCGCTGTTTTCGGAACTGGTGGACCAGATTTTGGAGTTCATCGGGGATTCGATCCTGGTCGCGCACAATGCGCAGTTCGACATGGGCTTTCTCGATCACGAGCTTGGCCGGTGCGGCAGGGCCGTCCTGGGCAATGCCCGGGCTGTCGACACGCTGGCGCTCGCCCGGTCGCGTCATCCGGGATCGAAGCATTCGCTTGATGCATTGTGTACCCGATATGGCATCGATCGTACGCACCGCATCAAACATGGCGCTTTGCTTGACGCCCAGCTTCTTGCACAGGTCTATATCGAGCTTACCGGCGGGCGACAGATCGGCCTCGATCTCACGCAGGCGAGCTGCGCACAGCCCGAGGTGGCCGCGCAGGCGCGTTCCGGTCCGATCATCGTCCAACGCCCCGTGCGACCGGCAAGGCTCCATGCCGCCGACCCGCTGGAGCTGGAGCGCCATGCGGCTTTTGTCGCCCGGTTGACCGATCCGCTCTGGCAAGAGGCCTAG
- a CDS encoding PaaI family thioesterase has product MPSDAGAQAHHRALESLYAAAPVNELFQSRLRIPESGCSVIDFEVEEGLYHAAGAAHGTIYFKMLDDAAFYAANSMITDMFLLTTAFNLLLTRPMKAGKARAEGRWISGRRRVLVADAHIVDASGEEVARGTGTFMRSRISLSSLPGYGAAG; this is encoded by the coding sequence ATGCCGTCTGACGCTGGCGCTCAGGCGCATCACCGGGCGCTGGAATCGCTCTATGCGGCGGCACCCGTCAATGAGCTGTTCCAGTCACGGCTCCGCATTCCCGAAAGCGGGTGCTCGGTCATCGATTTCGAGGTGGAAGAAGGCTTGTACCACGCAGCCGGCGCAGCCCATGGCACGATCTATTTCAAGATGCTGGACGATGCGGCCTTCTATGCCGCCAACAGCATGATCACCGACATGTTCCTGCTGACGACCGCGTTCAACCTGCTGCTCACCCGCCCGATGAAGGCCGGCAAGGCGCGCGCCGAAGGCAGGTGGATCAGCGGCCGCCGCCGCGTGCTGGTGGCTGATGCGCATATCGTCGATGCAAGCGGCGAGGAGGTTGCGCGCGGCACCGGCACCTTCATGCGGTCGCGCATATCCTTGTCGTCATTGCCGGGCTATGGCGCGGCCGGGTGA
- a CDS encoding pyruvate, water dikinase regulatory protein: MIRLHVHLVSDSTGETLESVAKACLAQFQDVEAIKHYWPMVRSVGHLDRVMREIAERPGLIVYTLVNGDVRRKLENRAHAMGLPLVSALDPVLDALSQLLGQEAQNRPGGQHKMDAAYFERVEAIHYTIAHDDGALWEEWEEADIVLAGVSRSSKTPTSIYLANRGYKVANIPLVPESPPPAILFNLSHPLIVGLTTSPDRLVQVRRNRLLALKQAPETAYVDPEKVTAELAFARRLFADNGWPVIDVTRRSIEETAAAIMNLLLDWREQQESRG, encoded by the coding sequence ATGATCAGGCTTCATGTCCACCTCGTGTCGGATTCGACCGGCGAAACGCTGGAGTCGGTCGCCAAGGCGTGCCTCGCGCAGTTTCAGGATGTCGAGGCGATCAAGCATTACTGGCCGATGGTTCGGTCGGTCGGCCATCTCGACCGGGTAATGCGCGAAATCGCCGAACGTCCCGGCCTTATCGTCTATACGCTGGTCAATGGCGATGTGCGCCGCAAGCTGGAGAATCGGGCGCACGCAATGGGTCTGCCGCTGGTTTCGGCGCTCGATCCGGTGCTGGATGCATTGTCCCAGCTTTTGGGTCAGGAGGCTCAGAACCGGCCGGGCGGACAGCACAAGATGGACGCCGCCTATTTCGAGCGGGTGGAAGCGATCCACTACACCATCGCGCATGATGACGGTGCGCTGTGGGAGGAATGGGAAGAAGCCGACATCGTTCTTGCCGGCGTCTCGCGATCATCCAAGACTCCGACGTCGATCTATCTCGCAAATCGGGGTTACAAGGTCGCAAATATCCCGCTGGTGCCGGAATCGCCGCCGCCCGCCATATTGTTCAACCTCTCCCATCCCCTGATCGTGGGCCTGACCACCAGCCCGGACCGGCTGGTCCAGGTGCGCCGGAACCGTCTTCTGGCGCTGAAGCAGGCGCCGGAGACCGCATATGTCGATCCGGAAAAGGTGACGGCCGAACTCGCTTTCGCAAGGCGGTTGTTTGCCGACAATGGCTGGCCGGTGATCGACGTGACCCGGCGCTCGATCGAGGAGACGGCGGCTGCCATCATGAACCTTCTTCTGGATTGGCGCGAGCAGCAGGAAAGCAGGGGCTGA
- the hemE gene encoding uroporphyrinogen decarboxylase: MPGEGRPLLAVLRGERLDPPPIWMMRQAGRYLPEYRALRAEKGGFLELVHDSAAAAEVTLQPLGRFAFDGAILFSDILVIPHALGQELSFGPGEGPRLSPPLTGVGIESLVPRPERLDPIIETVRRVAGALPPQVTFLGFAGSPWTIATYMVTGHGSRDHADARRLAYRDPAGFQQLIDRIVEATVAYLSSQIEAGVHAVQLFDSWAGSLAPAQFEKWVIAPTAEIVARLKALHPDTPIIGFPKGAGAKLAAYARETSVDALGLDETIDPIWAHATLPEGLPVQGNLDPLVLNAGGAALDEAVRHVMHALAGRPHIFNLGHGILPDTPIAHVERMLELVRGGAR; the protein is encoded by the coding sequence ATGCCCGGTGAAGGCCGTCCGCTGCTTGCCGTGCTGAGGGGCGAACGGCTCGATCCGCCACCCATATGGATGATGCGGCAGGCGGGCCGCTATTTACCGGAATATCGCGCGCTGAGGGCGGAGAAGGGCGGATTTCTGGAGCTTGTGCACGACAGCGCCGCCGCTGCCGAGGTGACGCTTCAACCGCTCGGACGTTTTGCCTTTGACGGCGCCATCCTGTTTTCCGACATATTGGTGATCCCCCATGCGCTTGGGCAGGAGCTGAGCTTCGGGCCGGGCGAGGGACCCCGGCTTTCGCCGCCACTGACCGGCGTCGGTATCGAGAGTCTCGTGCCGCGTCCGGAACGTCTCGATCCGATCATCGAGACCGTGCGCCGGGTGGCGGGCGCCCTGCCGCCACAGGTCACCTTTTTGGGCTTTGCCGGCAGTCCCTGGACGATTGCGACCTATATGGTCACCGGCCACGGGAGCCGCGACCATGCCGATGCCCGCAGGCTGGCTTATCGCGATCCGGCCGGCTTTCAGCAACTGATCGACCGGATCGTCGAGGCGACCGTCGCCTATCTGTCGAGCCAGATCGAGGCGGGGGTTCATGCGGTGCAGTTGTTCGACAGCTGGGCCGGCAGCCTGGCGCCCGCCCAGTTCGAAAAATGGGTGATCGCTCCGACGGCCGAAATCGTCGCCCGGCTGAAGGCGCTTCATCCGGATACCCCGATCATCGGCTTTCCAAAGGGCGCAGGCGCAAAGCTTGCAGCCTATGCGCGGGAGACCAGCGTCGACGCGTTGGGGCTGGATGAAACCATAGACCCCATTTGGGCACACGCGACATTGCCCGAAGGCTTGCCGGTGCAGGGCAATCTCGATCCGCTTGTCCTGAACGCGGGCGGAGCGGCGCTGGACGAGGCTGTCCGTCACGTCATGCATGCGCTTGCCGGAAGGCCGCACATCTTCAACCTGGGACATGGCATATTGCCGGACACGCCGATCGCTCATGTCGAGCGGATGCTGGAACTGGTGCGGGGAGGCGCAAGATGA
- a CDS encoding shikimate dehydrogenase family protein, with translation MKAYAEVIGDPVAHSRSPFIHNFWLGELGIDAEYRTCRVEAGKVGAYLSERRADPSWRGCNITIPHKETAYRLIVTEGAGGLGPGEGDFGAINTIAHDPLTGAMTGFNTDVEGVTGPLARSLARREAAQRRALRIAIVGAGGAARAALWGLSRLCPGAAFTVLARRDEQARALLEAMGIPGTVKSIADASLEGMDVLLNASPLGMTGKPPLALSPAAMNRNAIIFDMVYAPLETPLLRQSRSLGFEAVDGLQMLVAQAAGAFQKFFGVPVPQPLVDEVHQRLARQ, from the coding sequence ATGAAGGCCTATGCCGAGGTCATCGGCGATCCGGTCGCGCACTCCCGATCGCCCTTTATCCACAATTTCTGGCTCGGCGAGCTTGGAATCGATGCCGAATACCGGACCTGCCGCGTCGAGGCCGGAAAGGTGGGGGCGTATCTTTCCGAACGCCGGGCCGATCCGTCATGGCGGGGCTGCAACATCACCATCCCGCATAAGGAAACGGCCTATCGCCTGATCGTGACCGAGGGAGCGGGCGGGCTTGGACCGGGCGAGGGCGATTTCGGGGCCATCAACACCATCGCGCACGATCCGCTGACGGGGGCGATGACCGGCTTTAACACCGATGTCGAAGGCGTCACCGGTCCGCTTGCACGCAGCCTTGCGCGGCGGGAGGCTGCACAGCGCCGAGCGCTTCGCATTGCGATTGTCGGCGCAGGCGGCGCTGCGCGCGCGGCGCTCTGGGGCTTAAGCCGCCTGTGTCCGGGCGCGGCCTTCACCGTTCTCGCCAGACGGGACGAACAGGCCCGAGCCCTGCTGGAAGCAATGGGAATACCGGGAACCGTTAAGTCGATCGCCGACGCCTCGCTGGAGGGTATGGACGTACTGCTCAACGCAAGCCCGCTCGGGATGACCGGAAAGCCGCCGCTCGCGCTTTCCCCGGCTGCGATGAACCGCAACGCCATTATATTCGACATGGTATATGCGCCGCTCGAAACCCCGCTTCTCCGCCAATCGCGCAGCCTCGGCTTCGAGGCTGTCGACGGCTTGCAGATGCTGGTCGCTCAGGCGGCGGGGGCCTTTCAGAAGTTCTTCGGCGTTCCCGTTCCCCAGCCGCTGGTCGACGAGGTGCATCAAAGGCTTGCCCGGCAATGA
- a CDS encoding patatin-like phospholipase family protein — MTIALALGGGAALGWAHIGVLRALHRHGVPIGAVAGTSIGALAAVCQAADRLDVLEDIARSARLRTVLRYLDPHFRRGAMLGGRTIARQLDRHLGHASFEQLALPCAVVAADLVTGDAVVLNTGNVAEAVRASMALPGIFHPVIRDGRVLVDGGVIMPVPVEAVRSLAPRLPVVAINLQNDYARRALAVGLRMDPKPALTSLSVLRSATGLMLSRLARQSLALHPPELELPLQVGHIDVRHFTRANELIEIGSHAIDEAMPAIRALSEASD; from the coding sequence ATGACGATCGCGCTTGCGCTGGGCGGCGGCGCCGCGCTGGGCTGGGCGCATATCGGCGTGCTGAGGGCGCTTCATCGTCATGGCGTGCCGATCGGCGCGGTTGCCGGAACCTCGATCGGCGCGCTCGCGGCTGTCTGCCAGGCGGCCGACCGTCTGGACGTGCTGGAAGATATCGCGCGATCGGCAAGGCTGCGGACCGTGCTGCGCTATCTGGACCCCCATTTCCGTAGGGGCGCGATGCTTGGGGGCCGCACAATCGCCCGGCAGCTGGACCGCCATCTGGGCCACGCCAGCTTTGAACAACTGGCGCTGCCCTGCGCGGTGGTGGCCGCCGATCTGGTGACCGGCGACGCCGTGGTGCTCAACACCGGCAATGTCGCGGAGGCTGTCAGGGCGTCCATGGCGCTTCCCGGCATCTTTCACCCGGTCATCCGCGACGGCCGGGTGCTGGTGGATGGGGGTGTCATCATGCCGGTGCCGGTGGAAGCGGTGCGGTCGCTCGCGCCACGACTGCCGGTGGTCGCGATCAATCTCCAGAACGATTATGCGCGCCGTGCGCTCGCCGTCGGTCTCAGGATGGACCCGAAGCCCGCGCTCACTTCGCTCAGCGTGCTCCGATCGGCGACCGGCCTGATGCTGTCGCGCCTTGCCCGCCAGTCGCTTGCGCTGCATCCGCCCGAGCTGGAGCTGCCCTTGCAGGTCGGGCATATCGATGTGCGCCATTTCACCCGCGCCAACGAACTTATCGAGATCGGCAGCCATGCGATCGACGAGGCGATGCCCGCCATCCGCGCGCTTTCCGAAGCCTCGGACTGA
- a CDS encoding MmcB family DNA repair protein, with translation MNAAHRQDLSDAPLVAGDVARGVCRLLFHQDLMSMCEVPLGNGRRADVVALGPDGGVTLVEIKVSIADLRGDLKWPEYLDYCDRYFWAVPAGFRIDDLEQDCFLPARTGIIVADRYGAAIIREAAVNPLNASRRKTEQLRFARHAARRLLGVRDPGFEGLL, from the coding sequence ATGAATGCCGCCCATCGCCAGGATCTGTCCGATGCGCCGCTCGTTGCAGGCGATGTGGCGCGCGGCGTCTGTCGGCTGCTGTTCCACCAGGATTTGATGTCGATGTGCGAGGTGCCGCTCGGCAACGGCCGTCGCGCGGATGTCGTTGCGCTCGGCCCGGATGGCGGAGTCACTCTGGTCGAGATTAAGGTTTCCATCGCCGACCTGCGCGGCGATCTCAAATGGCCGGAATATCTAGATTATTGCGACCGCTATTTCTGGGCGGTCCCCGCCGGTTTCCGTATCGACGATTTGGAGCAGGACTGCTTCCTGCCCGCCCGCACCGGGATCATCGTTGCCGATCGCTATGGCGCCGCCATCATCCGCGAGGCAGCCGTCAATCCGTTGAATGCATCCCGGCGCAAGACGGAACAGTTGCGCTTTGCGCGACACGCCGCGCGCCGCCTGCTGGGGGTTCGTGACCCTGGATTCGAAGGGTTGCTCTAG
- a CDS encoding DUF1491 family protein, with translation MTDARLTTAIRVSALIRRVNSEGGHATVLSKGDATGGAILLILCERGRNQRFFERTLDQNGAYRWGRTGGDPGEDHGAVASFIERRRRIDPDLWVVELDVAHPERFIDEPFMKD, from the coding sequence GTGACCGACGCCCGGCTGACGACGGCGATCCGGGTATCCGCCCTGATCAGGCGGGTCAATTCGGAAGGCGGTCATGCGACGGTTCTTTCCAAGGGAGACGCCACGGGCGGCGCGATATTGCTCATCCTGTGCGAAAGAGGCCGAAACCAGCGGTTTTTCGAGCGCACGCTCGATCAGAACGGGGCATATAGATGGGGCCGGACGGGGGGCGATCCGGGCGAGGACCATGGTGCCGTCGCAAGCTTTATTGAGCGGCGGCGGCGTATCGATCCCGACCTGTGGGTGGTTGAACTGGACGTCGCTCACCCGGAACGTTTCATCGATGAACCGTTTATGAAAGATTGA
- the coaE gene encoding dephospho-CoA kinase (Dephospho-CoA kinase (CoaE) performs the final step in coenzyme A biosynthesis.), whose protein sequence is MIVIGLTGSIGMGKSTVANMFRRLGVPVFDADAEVHRLQGPGGELVARIEAAFPGTTGPGGVDRQALGKWVLGNDVELKRLEALVHPAVYRARQMFLRRHRFRPLVVVDVPLLFETGGEGGVDLVAVVSAPPHVQRARVLARPNMPPEKFAAILAKQMPDAEKRRRADVVIPTGGGKARTFAEVKALVRALSG, encoded by the coding sequence ATGATCGTCATCGGCCTCACCGGATCGATCGGCATGGGCAAGTCGACGGTCGCGAATATGTTTCGGCGACTGGGCGTGCCCGTCTTCGACGCTGACGCTGAAGTGCATCGCCTGCAGGGTCCGGGCGGCGAGCTTGTGGCCAGGATCGAAGCCGCCTTTCCCGGCACCACCGGTCCGGGCGGCGTCGACAGGCAGGCGCTCGGCAAGTGGGTGCTCGGTAACGACGTAGAACTGAAGCGGCTGGAAGCGCTGGTGCATCCGGCCGTCTATCGCGCTCGCCAGATGTTTCTGCGGCGACACAGGTTTCGTCCGCTGGTGGTGGTGGACGTGCCTTTGCTGTTCGAAACGGGCGGGGAAGGGGGTGTCGATCTGGTTGCGGTGGTGTCCGCTCCGCCTCATGTGCAGCGCGCGCGTGTGCTGGCGCGGCCGAACATGCCGCCGGAGAAGTTCGCCGCCATCCTCGCAAAACAGATGCCGGATGCCGAAAAGCGGCGACGCGCCGACGTGGTCATCCCGACAGGCGGCGGCAAGGCGCGCACCTTTGCTGAAGTAAAGGCGCTTGTGAGGGCGCTTTCCGGCTAG
- a CDS encoding PTS sugar transporter subunit IIA — translation MTTLLHDLLGPQSIATDLMSRNKKQLFRDLAERFAPIAGCNAETIVEVLAERERLGSTGFGGGVAIPHGKLEALDSVRAFLAVLPAPVDYGAIDDMPVDIVVLLLSPRDAGTDHLKALARVSRALRDREFLAKLRGAGSPDAIYALISTYQARDAA, via the coding sequence ATGACCACCCTGTTGCATGATCTGCTTGGCCCGCAGTCGATCGCCACCGACCTTATGTCCCGGAACAAGAAGCAACTGTTTCGCGATCTGGCGGAGCGTTTCGCGCCGATCGCCGGCTGCAATGCCGAGACGATCGTCGAAGTGCTTGCGGAGCGGGAACGCCTGGGCTCGACCGGCTTTGGCGGCGGGGTCGCGATTCCGCACGGCAAGCTGGAAGCGCTCGATTCGGTGCGGGCGTTCCTTGCCGTGCTCCCGGCGCCTGTCGATTATGGTGCGATCGACGACATGCCCGTGGACATAGTGGTGTTGCTGCTGTCGCCCCGCGACGCGGGCACCGATCATCTGAAGGCGCTTGCACGGGTCAGCCGCGCGCTCCGCGACCGGGAGTTCCTCGCCAAGCTCAGGGGGGCCGGATCTCCCGACGCCATCTATGCCCTGATCAGCACCTATCAAGCGCGGGATGCCGCGTAA
- a CDS encoding CopD family protein has protein sequence MGWLGETYLWVKAAHLIFVIFWMAGMFMLPRFFVYHHGVAPGSAEDGLWIERERRLLRIIINPAMAATWILGLMLAFNYGWSEGWLHAKLFLVLLLSGYHGWLSGLRRSFARGERRIGEKALRLANEVPGVAIIAIVILVVVRPF, from the coding sequence ATCGGATGGCTTGGTGAAACCTATCTCTGGGTCAAGGCCGCGCATCTGATCTTCGTCATCTTCTGGATGGCGGGCATGTTCATGTTGCCGCGCTTTTTCGTATATCATCATGGAGTCGCGCCCGGATCGGCGGAGGACGGCCTGTGGATTGAACGCGAGCGCCGCCTGCTGCGCATCATCATCAACCCGGCGATGGCCGCCACATGGATATTGGGGCTGATGCTGGCGTTCAACTATGGCTGGAGCGAGGGCTGGCTGCACGCCAAGCTGTTCCTGGTGCTGCTGCTGAGCGGTTATCACGGCTGGCTGTCGGGCCTCAGAAGATCCTTCGCCCGGGGTGAGCGGCGGATCGGCGAAAAGGCACTGCGCCTGGCCAATGAAGTGCCCGGCGTCGCGATCATCGCCATTGTCATTCTGGTCGTCGTGCGGCCCTTCTAG
- a CDS encoding cell wall hydrolase — MFVGLRAAFVALAGMALVAASNALPGETVAIAVPAAPQPDQSYAFKLDGSQPMPTQAVDAQLAYDFSSQLDEEFEQPNDFSGASLKELVAATPVSTDLDSELRCLATAVYFESKGEPLEGQLAVAQVILNRMESRRFADTICGVVHQPRQFSYSKTAAVRTQSKNWRTAVAIASIAREERWQEIAPDALFFHANYVAPSWRQSRVKVSQVGAHIFYR, encoded by the coding sequence ATGTTCGTAGGCTTGCGCGCCGCTTTCGTGGCGCTAGCTGGCATGGCGCTTGTTGCCGCGTCAAACGCCCTTCCGGGGGAAACCGTTGCTATAGCGGTTCCGGCAGCGCCTCAGCCAGATCAAAGCTACGCATTCAAGCTCGACGGCAGCCAGCCGATGCCCACCCAGGCTGTGGACGCTCAACTGGCCTATGATTTCTCCTCTCAGCTCGATGAAGAGTTCGAGCAGCCGAACGATTTCTCCGGCGCTTCGCTGAAGGAACTGGTCGCCGCCACGCCGGTCTCGACCGACCTCGATTCCGAACTGCGCTGCCTGGCCACGGCGGTCTATTTCGAATCCAAGGGCGAACCGCTCGAAGGTCAGCTTGCCGTCGCGCAGGTGATCCTCAATCGCATGGAATCGCGCCGGTTCGCCGACACGATCTGCGGCGTGGTCCACCAGCCCAGGCAGTTCTCCTATTCAAAGACCGCTGCTGTGCGGACGCAGTCGAAGAACTGGCGCACTGCGGTGGCGATCGCCAGCATCGCCCGTGAGGAGCGCTGGCAGGAAATCGCTCCCGACGCGCTCTTTTTCCACGCGAACTACGTTGCGCCAAGCTGGCGCCAGAGCCGCGTAAAGGTGAGCCAGGTCGGCGCGCACATTTTCTACCGCTGA
- a CDS encoding Maf family protein, which yields MLVLASGSAARTALLTAAGVAHDVMVAQVDEDSAKQAFKERGLQPRDIADGLAELKAVKVSQRRPEALVLGADQILAAEDGGLLDKPGSREEAADQLRSLRGKDHVLISSAVIALGGQPIWRAVDEARLTVRNFSDSFLKAYLDHEWPAISGCVGGYRLEAMGAQLFSRIRGDHFTILGLPLLPVLDFLRVRGELTS from the coding sequence ATGCTGGTGCTTGCATCCGGAAGCGCTGCGAGAACGGCGCTGCTCACCGCCGCTGGCGTTGCGCATGACGTCATGGTGGCGCAGGTCGACGAGGATTCGGCCAAGCAGGCGTTCAAGGAACGGGGGCTTCAGCCGCGCGACATTGCCGACGGGCTCGCCGAACTGAAGGCGGTGAAGGTGTCGCAGCGGCGACCCGAGGCACTTGTGCTTGGCGCGGATCAGATACTTGCGGCGGAAGATGGCGGCCTGCTCGACAAGCCCGGATCGAGGGAGGAAGCGGCAGACCAGTTGAGGTCGCTTCGGGGAAAAGACCATGTCCTCATTTCGTCGGCGGTCATCGCGCTTGGCGGGCAGCCGATCTGGCGTGCGGTGGACGAAGCGCGTCTGACGGTGCGGAATTTTTCCGATTCCTTCCTCAAGGCCTATCTCGACCATGAATGGCCGGCCATCTCGGGTTGCGTCGGCGGCTATCGGCTGGAGGCGATGGGCGCGCAGCTTTTCTCCCGCATTCGTGGCGATCATTTCACGATATTGGGATTGCCGCTTTTGCCGGTGCTCGATTTCCTGCGCGTTCGCGGGGAGTTGACGTCATGA
- the hpf gene encoding ribosome hibernation-promoting factor, HPF/YfiA family: MDIRVSGHQVEVGAAFKSHVQGRLNGLAEKYFSRAISAQVTLAKGPHDAGFVCDIVAHVMQGVVLKGSGSGQEANLAFDRAAERVDKQLRRYTRRLKDRKTSGANGHVVDDLDAAYTVFKADEEEPSADNPLVVAETRVDIPEASVSDAVMMLDLRNTTALLFRNSGTGSFNMVYRREDGNIGWVEPQRVPAG; the protein is encoded by the coding sequence ATGGATATTCGCGTTTCCGGTCACCAGGTCGAGGTCGGCGCCGCGTTCAAGAGCCATGTCCAAGGCCGGTTGAACGGATTAGCGGAGAAATATTTCTCACGGGCGATCAGCGCGCAGGTCACGCTGGCCAAGGGCCCGCACGATGCCGGCTTCGTCTGCGACATTGTGGCGCATGTGATGCAGGGCGTGGTGCTGAAGGGCTCGGGCAGCGGGCAGGAGGCGAATCTCGCATTCGACAGGGCCGCCGAGCGGGTCGACAAGCAGCTGAGGCGCTATACGCGCCGCCTGAAAGACCGGAAAACATCCGGCGCGAACGGGCATGTGGTTGATGATCTCGACGCCGCCTATACCGTCTTTAAGGCCGATGAGGAGGAGCCTTCCGCCGACAATCCGCTGGTCGTTGCGGAAACAAGGGTCGATATTCCCGAAGCCAGCGTATCCGATGCGGTGATGATGCTGGATTTGCGCAACACCACCGCACTTCTGTTCCGCAACTCGGGGACCGGCTCGTTCAACATGGTCTATCGGCGCGAGGACGGGAATATCGGCTGGGTCGAACCGCAGCGTGTACCGGCGGGGTAA
- a CDS encoding PilZ domain-containing protein translates to MPRKRSVRLLERRETPRRSVLYPAYLLFMRRRFRCRLVEIGTSGICLTGAPVLKPGTPVMVETMLLGRRAGVVAHRTGNRLGVALFGPPIKLESGEKARSVDEPEQGNSDHAV, encoded by the coding sequence ATGCCGCGTAAGCGTTCCGTCAGGTTGCTGGAGCGCCGCGAAACGCCGCGCCGCTCCGTGCTCTATCCAGCCTATCTGCTGTTCATGCGGCGGCGGTTCCGCTGCCGGCTCGTGGAAATCGGGACCAGCGGCATTTGCCTCACCGGCGCACCCGTTCTGAAGCCCGGCACCCCCGTCATGGTGGAGACGATGCTGCTGGGGCGGCGCGCGGGCGTTGTGGCGCACCGGACGGGAAACCGGCTGGGGGTGGCGCTGTTCGGTCCGCCGATCAAGCTGGAGAGTGGCGAAAAGGCGCGCTCGGTTGACGAGCCGGAACAGGGAAACAGCGACCATGCCGTCTGA